In one Gracilinanus agilis isolate LMUSP501 chromosome 6, AgileGrace, whole genome shotgun sequence genomic region, the following are encoded:
- the CHST1 gene encoding carbohydrate sulfotransferase 1, which yields MQCSWKAVLLLALASIAIQYTAIRTLTAKSFHACPVPSPVNCSPGPGEAEMAERLCEESPTFGYNLSRKTHILILATTRSGSSFVGQLFNQHLDFFYLFEPLYHVQYTLLPRFTQSRNPSDRRVMLGASRDLLRSLYDCDLYFLENYIKPPPVNHTTDRIFRRGASKALCSPPVCEAQGPVDMNLEEGDCVRKCGLLNLTLAAEACRERSHVAIKTVRVPEVNDLRALVEDPRLNLKVIQLVRDPRGILASRSETFRDTYRLWRIWDGTGRKPYNLDVSQLTTVCEDFWNSVSTGLTRPPWLKGKYMLVRYEDLARNPMKKTEEIYGFLGIPLDSHVERWIHNNTRADRFSSKHKYGTLRNSAATAEKWRFRLSYDIVAFTQNACQQVLAQLGYKVAASEQELKNLSVSLVEERHFHPFL from the coding sequence ATGCAATGCTCCTGGAAGGCTGTCCTCCTCCTTGCCTTGGCCTCCATCGCTATCCAGTACACGGCCATCCGAACCCTCACCGCCAAGTCCTTCCACGCCTGCCCGGTGCCCAGCCCCGTGAACTGTAGCCCCGGCCCAGGGGAGGCTGAGATGGCCGAGCGGCTCTGCGAGGAGAGCCCCACTTTTGGCTACAACCTCTCAAGGAAGACCCACATCCTCATCCTGGCCACCACCCGCAGCGGCTCCTCCTTTGTGGGCCAGCTCTTTAACCAGCACCTGGATTTCTTCTACCTTTTCGAGCCCCTCTATCACGTCCAGTACACTCTCCTCCCTCGCTTCACCCAGAGCAGGAACCCCTCGGACAGGCGGGTCATGCTGGGGGCCAGCCGCGACCTGCTGCGCAGCCTCTACGACTGCGACCTCTACTTCTTGGAGAACTACATCAAGCCTCCTCCCGTCAACCACACCACGGACAGAATCTTCCGCCGGGGGGCCAGCAAGGCGCTCTGCTCGCCCCCGGTGTGCGAGGCCCAAGGCCCAGTGGACATGAACCTGGAGGAGGGGGACTGTGTCCGCAAGTGCGGCCTCCTGAACTTGACCCTGGCAGCGGAGGCCTGCCGGGAGCGGAGCCACGTGGCCATCAAGACGGTGAGGGTCCCGGAGGTGAACGACTTGCGGGCCCTCGTGGAGGACCCCAGGCTCAACCTCAAGGTCATCCAGCTGGTCCGGGACCCTCGGGGCATCCTCGCCTCCCGCAGCGAGACGTTCCGGGACACGTACCGGCTGTGGCGGATATGGGACGGCACCGGCAGGAAGCCCTACAACCTGGACGTGAGCCAGCTCACCACCGTCTGCGAGGACTTCTGGAACTCCGTGTCCACCGGCCTGACCCGGCCGCCGTGGCTGAAGGGCAAGTACATGCTGGTGCGCTACGAGGACCTGGCCCGGAACCCCATGAAGAAGACCGAGGAGATCTACGGCTTCCTGGGCATCCCTCTGGACAGCCACGTCGAGCGCTGGATCCACAACAACACGCGCGCCGACCGCTTCTCCTCCAAGCACAAGTACGGCACGCTGCGCAACTCGGCGGCCACGGCCGAGAAGTGGCGCTTCCGCCTCTCCTACGACATCGTGGCCTTCACCCAGAACGCCTGCCAGCAGGTGCTGGCCCAGCTGGGCTACAAGGTGGCCGCCTCGGAGCAGGAGCTCAAGAACCTGTCCGTGAGCCTGGTGGAGGAGCGCCACTTCCACCCCTTCTTGTGA